From Bradyrhizobium symbiodeficiens, the proteins below share one genomic window:
- a CDS encoding FAD-binding monooxygenase: MQFHLNGFQPGDPDIADPAERVQAPGAAGAVPDEVDVLIVGCGPAGLTLAAQLAQFPDFKTCIVEQKPDRLLVGQADGIACRTMEMFHAYGFSERVLKEAYWVNETTFWKPDERLPETIVRSGRVQDVEDGLSEFPHVILNQARIHDGFLDVMRKSPAKLEPHYSRRLLDLQVDLAAGPADPAVTVRLERLDAANEGKVETIKARYVVGCDGARSMVRKSIGRELHGDSANHAWGVMDVLAVTDFPDIRFKSLIQSAKDGSLLIIPREGGYMVRIYVELAKLEVGERVANRNITADDVIAKAQRILKPHTLEVKEIAWWSVYEIGQRLTDKFDDVPESEIASRLPRIFIAGDACHTHSPKAGQGMNVSMQDAFNLGWKLAAVLRKQCAPNLLHSYSAERQSVAKELIDFDREWAGILASSAKAGGADAARTQDYFVRHGRYTAGTATHYTSSILTGAASHQRLAQGLVIGKRFHSAPVIRLADAKPVHLGHAAQADGRFRIYAFSPAEDPAAAGSAIRALCNFLAEARESPVRRYTPVGADIDSVIDLRAVFQQNHRELAVAAMPSLLLPRKGRYGLRDYEKMFCPDLKSGQDIFTMRGIDRKAGCVVVVRPDQYVANVLPLSDFAGLASYFDAFMLQVN, encoded by the coding sequence ATGCAATTCCATCTGAATGGATTTCAGCCGGGCGACCCTGACATCGCCGACCCCGCCGAGCGCGTTCAGGCCCCGGGCGCGGCGGGCGCCGTGCCTGACGAGGTCGATGTCCTCATCGTCGGCTGTGGCCCTGCGGGCCTCACGCTCGCCGCCCAGCTTGCGCAATTCCCTGATTTCAAGACCTGCATCGTCGAGCAGAAGCCGGATCGCCTGCTGGTCGGGCAGGCCGACGGCATCGCCTGCCGCACCATGGAAATGTTCCATGCCTACGGCTTCAGCGAGCGCGTGCTGAAGGAGGCCTATTGGGTCAACGAGACCACGTTCTGGAAGCCGGACGAGCGGCTGCCCGAGACCATTGTCCGCAGCGGAAGGGTGCAGGACGTCGAGGACGGGCTGTCGGAATTCCCGCACGTCATCCTCAACCAGGCGCGCATCCATGACGGCTTTCTCGATGTCATGCGCAAATCGCCGGCCAAGCTCGAACCTCATTACAGCCGCCGCCTGCTCGACCTCCAGGTCGATCTGGCGGCAGGTCCCGCCGATCCTGCCGTGACCGTGCGTCTGGAACGCCTCGACGCTGCGAACGAGGGGAAGGTCGAAACGATCAAGGCGCGCTATGTCGTCGGTTGCGACGGTGCGCGCAGCATGGTGCGAAAGTCGATCGGGCGAGAGCTGCACGGCGATTCCGCCAACCATGCCTGGGGCGTGATGGACGTGCTGGCGGTGACCGATTTCCCGGACATCCGCTTCAAGTCCCTGATCCAGTCGGCGAAGGACGGCAGCCTGCTGATCATTCCGCGTGAGGGCGGCTACATGGTCCGCATCTATGTCGAGCTCGCCAAGCTCGAGGTCGGTGAGCGCGTCGCGAACCGCAACATCACCGCCGACGATGTGATTGCGAAGGCGCAGCGGATCCTGAAGCCGCATACGCTGGAGGTGAAGGAGATCGCCTGGTGGTCGGTCTACGAGATCGGCCAGCGTCTCACCGACAAGTTCGACGATGTGCCGGAGTCCGAGATCGCATCGCGCCTGCCGCGTATCTTCATCGCCGGCGATGCCTGCCATACCCACAGCCCCAAGGCCGGACAGGGCATGAACGTCTCGATGCAGGACGCCTTCAATCTCGGCTGGAAACTTGCCGCCGTCCTGCGGAAGCAGTGCGCTCCAAACCTGCTGCATTCCTATTCGGCGGAGCGCCAGTCGGTTGCGAAAGAGCTGATCGATTTCGATCGCGAATGGGCAGGGATTTTGGCGTCGTCAGCAAAAGCGGGTGGCGCCGATGCCGCCAGGACGCAGGATTATTTCGTCAGGCACGGCCGCTACACCGCGGGCACGGCGACGCATTACACGTCATCGATCCTCACCGGTGCAGCCTCGCATCAGCGCCTCGCGCAAGGCCTCGTGATCGGCAAGCGCTTCCACTCCGCACCGGTGATCCGGCTGGCGGATGCCAAGCCGGTTCATCTCGGCCACGCCGCGCAGGCTGATGGCCGCTTCCGGATCTACGCGTTTTCGCCTGCCGAAGATCCTGCGGCCGCAGGCTCCGCCATTCGCGCGCTGTGCAACTTCCTCGCTGAGGCCCGGGAGTCTCCGGTGAGACGATACACCCCCGTTGGCGCCGACATCGACAGCGTGATCGATCTGCGGGCGGTGTTCCAGCAAAATCATCGCGAACTCGCCGTCGCGGCGATGCCGTCGCTGCTGCTCCCGCGCAAGGGGCGCTATGGTTTGCGCGACTACGAAAAGATGTTCTGTCCGGACCTCAAGAGCGGCCAGGACATTTTCACGATGCGCGGCATCGATCGGAAAGCCGGCTGCGTGGTCGTGGTGCGGCCGGACCAGTATGTCGCGAACGTGCTGCCGCTCTCCGACTTTGCCGGGCTTGCGTCGTACTTCGACGCGTTCATGTTGCAGGTCAACTAA
- a CDS encoding MarR family winged helix-turn-helix transcriptional regulator — protein MKDNNDMPGHLARRFQQIAVAVFLAEVADAGFDLTPVQYAALATIKANPGLDQVTLAGLIAYDRTTITGVIDRLVQKGLAERRASSRDRRARELEITDEGRRTLRKITPSVESAQRILLRGLSDREGEELMRLLRKAIAAGNDLSRAPLRHVQA, from the coding sequence GTGAAAGATAACAACGATATGCCCGGGCATCTCGCGCGCCGGTTCCAGCAGATCGCCGTTGCGGTGTTCCTGGCCGAGGTCGCGGACGCCGGCTTCGACCTCACGCCGGTGCAATACGCCGCGCTCGCGACCATCAAGGCCAATCCGGGGCTCGACCAGGTAACGCTCGCAGGCTTGATCGCCTATGACCGCACCACCATCACCGGCGTGATCGATCGCCTCGTGCAGAAGGGACTGGCCGAGCGCCGCGCCTCCAGCCGCGATCGCCGCGCCCGCGAGCTCGAGATCACCGACGAGGGCCGGCGCACGCTGCGCAAGATCACACCATCAGTGGAATCGGCCCAGCGCATCCTGCTGCGCGGCCTCAGCGACAGAGAGGGCGAGGAATTGATGCGGCTGCTGCGCAAGGCGATTGCCGCCGGCAACGATCTGAGCCGCGCGCCGCTGCGCCACGTGCAGGCATGA
- a CDS encoding SH3 domain-containing protein has translation MKFRTALVAALLLVPTAALAAPGIVTVSTGLRAGPGPGFPLVDRVPEGARVNIHGCLRGNAWCDVSFSDDRGWVSSQYLEYLYRNHYIYLPDYVDEIDVPVVPFVLTSYWSSHYEGRPFYRRHAYWNKYWTSHERVATRMTIDPRAARIGRAATRDAAIALERSGVRGKGTATISKRDAATTQHDAAIAKRGAAVMPDRTRAGRNERIAQERTNAQSRNPRDAQARMMHERAATRAPVRAQPMARAHEAPRVSAAPPARPVMPHVAQPNVSHGSPMNARAQMPAPRAAAPAMPHGGGGGAPHINAAPRGGSAPAAGPGGGHQRH, from the coding sequence ATGAAGTTCAGAACCGCTTTAGTTGCAGCATTGTTGCTGGTCCCGACGGCCGCGCTGGCCGCGCCGGGCATCGTCACCGTCTCGACCGGATTGCGGGCCGGGCCGGGGCCGGGCTTTCCCCTGGTCGATCGCGTCCCCGAGGGCGCCCGCGTCAACATCCATGGCTGCCTGCGCGGCAATGCCTGGTGCGACGTCAGCTTCTCCGATGACCGCGGCTGGGTGTCGTCGCAATATCTCGAATATCTCTACCGCAATCATTACATCTATCTCCCCGACTATGTCGATGAGATCGACGTTCCCGTCGTTCCCTTCGTGCTGACCTCGTATTGGTCCAGCCACTACGAAGGGCGTCCTTTTTATCGCCGCCACGCTTACTGGAATAAGTACTGGACCTCGCACGAGCGCGTCGCGACGCGGATGACGATTGATCCGCGTGCGGCTCGCATCGGCCGTGCGGCGACTCGCGATGCCGCAATCGCGCTCGAACGCAGCGGCGTGCGCGGTAAGGGAACCGCCACGATCTCAAAGCGTGACGCCGCGACCACACAGCACGACGCTGCGATCGCGAAGCGCGGCGCTGCTGTTATGCCCGACCGGACCCGCGCTGGACGAAACGAGCGCATCGCGCAAGAACGGACCAACGCGCAGAGCCGCAATCCGCGCGATGCACAGGCACGCATGATGCACGAGCGGGCTGCGACCCGCGCTCCGGTGCGTGCGCAGCCGATGGCCCGCGCGCACGAAGCGCCCCGCGTATCGGCCGCGCCTCCAGCGCGTCCGGTGATGCCGCATGTCGCCCAGCCAAACGTGAGCCATGGTTCGCCGATGAATGCCCGTGCGCAGATGCCGGCGCCGCGCGCCGCCGCGCCTGCAATGCCCCACGGCGGCGGGGGCGGTGCTCCGCATATCAATGCCGCCCCGCGTGGCGGCAGCGCCCCGGCGGCCGGCCCCGGTGGCGGACATCAGAGGCACTAG
- a CDS encoding L,D-transpeptidase encodes MPRLLIALFAVALLPLGGCMQTTLSPSTDASMTPRDRQLLAHTPYAQANVPEQFLRHVVDYQRKEQPGTILVDTDARYLYFVLPEGKAIRYGVAVGEEAMAFSGVARVGRLAEWPDWVPTADIQARLGPYPARVPGGPANPLGARGIYLYSGNKDTLYRIHGTNQPEYIGQAISSGCIRMRNEDVIDLYDRVKLNSTVVVLPPGQSAQAEAGGSWRG; translated from the coding sequence GTGCCAAGATTACTAATCGCTCTATTCGCTGTTGCCCTGCTGCCGCTGGGCGGCTGCATGCAGACTACACTTTCGCCATCGACCGACGCGAGCATGACACCGCGCGACCGGCAGTTGCTCGCGCATACGCCTTACGCGCAAGCGAACGTGCCCGAGCAATTTCTCCGTCACGTCGTCGACTACCAGCGCAAGGAGCAGCCGGGTACCATCCTGGTCGATACCGACGCGCGCTACCTCTATTTCGTGCTGCCCGAGGGCAAGGCGATCCGCTACGGCGTTGCGGTCGGCGAGGAAGCCATGGCGTTCTCCGGCGTCGCGCGGGTCGGCCGTCTGGCGGAATGGCCGGACTGGGTTCCGACGGCAGATATCCAGGCGCGGCTCGGACCATATCCGGCACGCGTTCCCGGCGGTCCCGCCAATCCCTTGGGCGCGCGGGGCATCTATCTCTATTCCGGTAACAAGGACACGCTCTACCGCATCCACGGCACCAACCAGCCGGAATATATCGGGCAGGCGATCTCGTCCGGTTGTATCCGAATGCGCAACGAGGACGTGATCGATCTCTACGACCGGGTGAAGCTCAATTCGACGGTCGTGGTGCTGCCGCCGGGACAGAGCGCGCAGGCCGAGGCGGGCGGAAGCTGGCGCGGGTGA